GAACGACCCTTCCGGTTATCTCCAGGGTTTGCAGAACAAGAATAAGGTTTCTTTCCAGGCAGGTGGCATCGGCAACGATGATCGTGGCCGCCGGTTGACCGAAACAGATGTAATCGCGGGCGACCTCCTCATCGCCCGAGGCGGATATGAGGGAATAGATGCCGGGAGTGTCCACCAGGGTACAGGTTTTACCTCCGTGGCGGCATTCTCCCGTGGCAACAAGAACGGTTTTGCCGGGCCAGTTGCCGGTATGCTGCCGGAGGCCGGTAAGACTGTTGAAGAGTGTGCTCTTGCCCACGTTTGGATTGCCGGCCAGGGCCACATCCGGGGTTTCAGTGCCGTCCGGCATCCATGTTTTTCCCGTCGGATATTTTCTCCGTGGAGATACAATTCCACCGGGTTTGTTTCTGAAACTGAAAAACATTTTCCACCGCCATTTTTTTCTTTTCAAGGTTGTAAAAATTGTAGCCTTGCAAAAAGGTATGATAAGATTGTGCCGGAGGCTGTCATTACCGCCTGACGGTTACATCGATATTCCTACCATGATCTGGGAGGCTACGTCTGCGCGGAGAGCAATCACTGCTCCCCGGATAAAGTATGCCGAAGGGTCACCGGAGGGGCTTCTCATCAGTAGTTCTATTTCTGTTCCATGGACAATCCCCAGATCCAGCATCCGGCGGCGGATTTTTCCGCGGCAATTCATTATTTTTACCCTGGCTTTCTCACCAGGTGGTAACTGATGCATGGGGAGCAAGGTGTATTTCATTGAAAAACCCCTCTTCCGGGATCAATAATTTGTGAAATATTTTATTTTTGCCACCCTAGCGGCGGGAAAACAAGTTTTCCTAAACCAATATATGGCCTTTTTTGACAAGTGTTACATCGCCGGTAGCAAACATCTCGCATTTTCACGGGGCAGGGCATTAAACGGGGTGTATCTTGAATATAGGTTAACAGGGGGAAATGTAATTGTCGGGGTATGGTTTATCCGGGTTGCGGAACTGATGGCCATGACCGGGGAGGACAGGGATGCCATATTTTGTTTCTGTCCATCAAGGGTAGATTGGAAGGGGCGGAATGAAGAAGAAAAAAAAGCGGGATTTTTATACCGTGCGAGGCTACGAACTTAAAGATCAGGAGGAGAAAACTTTGACCCCGGCGATGGAAGATTATCTGGAAATGATCTATCGTGGTATCCTCGAGCGGGATCATGTACGGATCAATGCTCTTGCAGAAAGATTGAATGTGAAACCGTCGTCGGCTTCCAGGATGGTGCAAAAACTTGCGGACATGGGTTTTTTAAAATATGAAAAATACGGTATTATTTTTCTGACCGAACAGGGAAGCAGGATCGGAGAATTCTTGTTGCAGCGCCATCGCATCATCGAAGAGTTCATGGCGGTGTTGAGCGATGAGGATAGTCTGTTGAAAGAGACGGAGATGATCGAACACCATGTGAGCCCGGCCACGTTGCAGAATATGCATATGTTGAATCTTTTTCTGAGAATGAACCCCGATGTAATCCGCCGTTTTAACAGCTTCAAACAGAGTCATGAACTTGCATGGAAAAAGAATGAATAATTCAGTTGCAATGTTGCTTTCTGCGGCACACTCGTTCTCTTTTCACCTGTTTTTCCGTTCCGCCCCTGCCCCGTGTCCCGTGGCACGGAAGATGTGTAGCCCACCCACGCTCATGACCGTTCCTTTACCCCGGCCGGTCCGGGGGGAAATGATGCCGCTATTGTTCAAAGATTTTTATCTTTCTTGCACGGGAAAACATCATATTTGTTGGGGGTAACAGGTGACCGCATCGCCATTATATGCTAAAATTGAATCGTTCGCATCGTGGGACAGGTTGGCTGACCGGTACGCGTTTGTATGAAGGAGGTCTGCTGTTTCATGGACAAGTATCTGGTTTCGATCGTGCGTTATGAAAAGCCTTATGAATCGGTACGTGAAGTGGTTTCAAGCTGCAAGGGCCTTGATCACATGCCTGCCAATGCCCGCGTTTTTATCAAGCCCAATATCGTGTTCTGGACGAAAGCCTGCGCCTTCCCCAAGTGGGGGGTCATCACCACCTCACGGATCATCGAGGATGTGGTCGTTCTTCTGAAGGAACATGGAATAGATCATATAACCATCGGCGAGGGGATCGTCGTTGATCGCAAGGATACGGAGACCCCCGAGCATGCATTCAACACTCTTGGGTACGAGAACCTCCGCCGGAAATACGGTGTAAAATATATCAATGTCATGACCCGCCCTTTCACATCGGTTGATCTGGGAGATGGCATCAACCTGAAATTCAACGAGGATATCATCAATAGCGATTTCGTGGTCAGTGTCCCGGTGTTGAAGTCCCACAACCAGACCGTGGTCAGCCTGGGGATCAAGAACCTGAAAGGAACCATCGATATCTCTTCCCGGAAAAAATGCCACAGCGCCGATCCGCAAAAAGATCTTCACTTCCATGTTTCCCGGTTGGCCGATCGGATGCCGCCCATGCTCACCGTGATCGACGGGATCTATTCGCTGGAAAGGGGGCCTTCCTTTGACGGTAGGATGAGGCGGAGCAATCTTCTGGTAGCTTCCCCCGATCCTCTTTCCGCCGATCTGGTGGGAGCCAGGCTGCTGGGCCATGAACCGGGGAAGGTTCCATATCTGGCACTGGCAGCACGGAACAGAGGAAGAGCCACTGATCTATCAGATATCGATGTGGTGGGGGAAAGTGTGGAGGAAGTTTCCTCGTATCATCCCCACGATTTTGAGTATGTCAAGAATGAAGAGGGGGAGATGCCTGCTGCCCTGGCGCGTCAGGGGATCTCGGGTCTTTTTTATCGCAAGTTCGATCTGACCATGTGCACTTACTGTTCTGCCTACAACGGGCTGGTTCTCAATGCTATCCGCTATGCATGGAAGGGGGAACCCTGGAAGAAGATCGAAGTTTTGACCGGTAAATCCATGGAGCCGTCCGAGGGTATGGGGGCGACCATCCTGCTGGGCCAGTGCATGTACAACGCTCACAAGGATAATCCGAAAATCAACCGCATGATAGCTGTCAAGGGCTGTCCCCCAGCGGCCGAGGATGTACTGGCGGCACTGCACGAGGCGGGGATAGATGCCGATCCGTTCCTCTTTGAACAGATCGATACCCTGCCCGGGCTTTTCATGGCTCGCTATGATGATAAACCGGAGTTTGACGAGTCATTTTTCCGGGTCGAGGAGTAGCGGTGCGGTTCCGAAGGCACTATATTTCCCAAAACATATAATACCAGAAACAGTATTTTTGAGGAGGATTCATCATGGAGAAAATTGGAAACAACACCGATTATTTTATCAGACTGGAGGATCAGTACGGTGCCCGCAATTATATGCCACTGGACGTGGTCATCAACAGGGGCAAGGGTATCTGGGTCTATGATGTCGAGGGGCGCAAATATCTCGA
This sequence is a window from Bacillota bacterium. Protein-coding genes within it:
- a CDS encoding ferrous iron transport protein A, giving the protein MKYTLLPMHQLPPGEKARVKIMNCRGKIRRRMLDLGIVHGTEIELLMRSPSGDPSAYFIRGAVIALRADVASQIMVGISM
- a CDS encoding helix-turn-helix domain-containing protein, whose product is MKKKKKRDFYTVRGYELKDQEEKTLTPAMEDYLEMIYRGILERDHVRINALAERLNVKPSSASRMVQKLADMGFLKYEKYGIIFLTEQGSRIGEFLLQRHRIIEEFMAVLSDEDSLLKETEMIEHHVSPATLQNMHMLNLFLRMNPDVIRRFNSFKQSHELAWKKNE
- a CDS encoding DUF362 domain-containing protein; the protein is MDKYLVSIVRYEKPYESVREVVSSCKGLDHMPANARVFIKPNIVFWTKACAFPKWGVITTSRIIEDVVVLLKEHGIDHITIGEGIVVDRKDTETPEHAFNTLGYENLRRKYGVKYINVMTRPFTSVDLGDGINLKFNEDIINSDFVVSVPVLKSHNQTVVSLGIKNLKGTIDISSRKKCHSADPQKDLHFHVSRLADRMPPMLTVIDGIYSLERGPSFDGRMRRSNLLVASPDPLSADLVGARLLGHEPGKVPYLALAARNRGRATDLSDIDVVGESVEEVSSYHPHDFEYVKNEEGEMPAALARQGISGLFYRKFDLTMCTYCSAYNGLVLNAIRYAWKGEPWKKIEVLTGKSMEPSEGMGATILLGQCMYNAHKDNPKINRMIAVKGCPPAAEDVLAALHEAGIDADPFLFEQIDTLPGLFMARYDDKPEFDESFFRVEE